The Tardiphaga alba genome includes a window with the following:
- a CDS encoding DUF6496 domain-containing protein has product MAATIGISAEVRERVMAKYSKATAKKVARAVKKAKKGTLKSGGSGKKVTSRKQAIAIGLSEARAEGKKVPKAPKKKTAKKSAGKTVKKVATKKKTKERKAKKKS; this is encoded by the coding sequence TTGGCAGCGACGATTGGAATTTCTGCCGAAGTCAGGGAGCGTGTCATGGCGAAATATTCCAAGGCGACTGCAAAGAAGGTCGCGCGTGCCGTCAAGAAGGCCAAGAAGGGCACGCTGAAAAGCGGAGGTTCCGGCAAGAAGGTGACGAGCCGCAAGCAGGCGATCGCCATCGGTCTGTCGGAAGCGCGTGCCGAAGGGAAGAAGGTGCCGAAGGCGCCGAAGAAAAAGACGGCGAAGAAATCTGCTGGGAAGACAGTCAAAAAGGTTGCTACGAAAAAGAAGACAAAGGAGAGAAAAGCGAAAAAGAAATCATGA